In Mycobacteriales bacterium, the following are encoded in one genomic region:
- a CDS encoding SDR family NAD(P)-dependent oxidoreductase — translation MVSTSAVVTGASSGIGAATVRRLARDGFTVVAAARRLERLEALAAETGARPVRLDVTDPASVADLAAAVEECAVLINNAGGALGLEPVAEADPADWARMYEVNVLGVLRVTQALLPQLIRSGDGVIVNVGSTAGHLVYEGGAGYTAAKHALAAVTETLRLELCGQPVRITEVAPGMVHTEEFSLTRFRGDQERADAVYRGVAAPLVAEDVADAIAWVVTRPAHVNIDLLVVKPRDQAAQHKVHRGAP, via the coding sequence ATGGTCAGCACGAGCGCCGTAGTCACCGGCGCGAGCAGCGGAATCGGCGCCGCGACCGTGCGCCGGCTGGCCCGGGACGGCTTCACCGTCGTTGCGGCCGCCCGGCGGCTGGAGCGGCTGGAGGCGCTCGCCGCCGAGACCGGGGCCCGCCCGGTGCGCCTCGACGTCACCGACCCGGCGTCGGTGGCCGACCTCGCGGCCGCGGTCGAAGAGTGCGCGGTCCTCATCAACAACGCCGGCGGCGCGCTCGGCCTCGAGCCGGTCGCCGAAGCCGACCCGGCCGACTGGGCGCGGATGTACGAGGTCAACGTCCTCGGCGTTCTCCGGGTGACCCAGGCGCTGCTCCCGCAGCTGATCCGGTCCGGGGACGGGGTAATCGTCAACGTCGGATCGACCGCCGGGCACCTGGTCTACGAGGGCGGCGCCGGCTACACCGCGGCCAAGCACGCGCTGGCCGCGGTGACCGAGACGCTGCGCCTGGAGCTGTGCGGTCAACCGGTCCGGATCACCGAGGTGGCCCCGGGGATGGTGCACACCGAGGAGTTCAGCCTCACCCGCTTCCGCGGGGACCAGGAGCGCGCGGACGCGGTCTACCGGGGCGTCGCCGCGCCGCTGGTCGCCGAGGACGTCGCGGACGCGATCGCCTGGGTGGTCACGCGACCGGCGCACGTCAACATCGACCTGCTGGTGGTCAAGCCGCGGGACCAGGCCGCCCAGCACAAGGTGCACCGGGGCGCGCCGTGA
- a CDS encoding maleylpyruvate isomerase family mycothiol-dependent enzyme: protein MTVSYPEFVAATRREGEGLLTAARIGLDAPVPTCGEWTVGDLLSHVSRIYRFVATAVHDRATAAPARPEIPDGADLIDYAESALDDLVEALGGVDPQTPVWNWSHQEQVAGFWARRMAQESLVHRWDAQNAHGIAQRIEPELAADGLDELFDVLMPRILERDFPDRSTIPSVSLGLHASDIDRQWRVALSPAGFDPQAPGPAEVDLTGSAPRLLLTVYGRIGLDAIELTGSAAALDTWRGALHF from the coding sequence ATGACGGTTAGCTACCCGGAGTTCGTCGCCGCGACCCGCCGGGAAGGCGAGGGCCTGCTCACCGCGGCCCGGATCGGTCTCGACGCGCCGGTCCCGACCTGCGGCGAGTGGACGGTCGGGGACCTGCTGTCGCACGTCTCCCGGATCTACCGGTTCGTCGCGACCGCGGTGCACGATCGGGCGACCGCGGCCCCCGCCCGGCCGGAGATCCCCGACGGCGCCGATCTGATCGACTACGCCGAGTCCGCGCTGGACGACCTGGTAGAGGCACTCGGCGGCGTCGACCCGCAGACCCCGGTCTGGAACTGGTCGCACCAGGAGCAGGTCGCCGGGTTCTGGGCCCGGCGGATGGCCCAGGAGTCGCTCGTGCACCGCTGGGACGCGCAGAACGCGCACGGGATCGCGCAGCGGATCGAGCCGGAGCTCGCCGCCGACGGCCTCGACGAGCTTTTCGACGTGCTTATGCCGCGGATCCTCGAGCGGGACTTCCCGGACCGGTCGACCATCCCGTCGGTGTCACTCGGCCTGCATGCGAGCGACATCGACCGGCAGTGGCGGGTGGCGCTGTCCCCGGCCGGTTTCGACCCGCAGGCACCCGGGCCGGCCGAGGTGGACCTCACCGGCAGCGCCCCCCGGCTGCTGCTCACGGTGTACGGCCGGATCGGCTTGGACGCGATCGAGTTGACCGGGAGCGCCGCCGCCCTGGATACCTGGCGCGGGGCGCTGCACTTCTAG
- the mshA gene encoding D-inositol-3-phosphate glycosyltransferase, with translation MTVSVARRRRPRRVATISLHTSPLDQPGVGDAGGMNVYVVELAKRMAALDIEIDIFTRATRSDLPAVIELHPGVVVRHVTAGPYEGLEKNDLPAQLCAFTSGVLRVEAMHDPGHYDVIHSHYWLSGQVGWLAKERWGAPLVHTMHTMAKVKNASLADGDAPEPTARVIGEAQVVAAADRLIASTAEEAEQLVGLYGADPDRVAIVAPGVDLEMFRPGDRVEARARLGLRPDAVVALFVGRLQPLKAPDLLVRVAADLLAAEPGLRDRLVVAIVGGPSGAGLDHAERLQKLAGQLGVADVVRFAAPAPHARLADWYRAATVCVVPSYNESFGLVALEAQACGTPVVAAAVGGLRTAVDDGRSGLLVAGHHPADYAAAIRRLAERPRFAERLGSGALRHAAQFGWSATAGGVLDVYRDAIANLEQGVDDRTAAAAR, from the coding sequence GTGACCGTCTCCGTCGCGCGCCGTCGCCGCCCGCGCCGGGTCGCGACCATTTCGCTGCACACCTCGCCGCTCGACCAGCCCGGGGTCGGCGACGCCGGCGGGATGAACGTCTACGTCGTCGAGCTGGCCAAGCGGATGGCCGCGCTCGACATCGAGATCGACATCTTCACCCGGGCCACCCGCAGCGACCTGCCGGCGGTCATCGAGCTGCACCCCGGGGTCGTCGTCCGGCACGTGACCGCCGGGCCGTACGAGGGCCTGGAGAAGAACGACCTGCCGGCCCAGCTCTGCGCCTTCACCAGCGGCGTGCTCCGGGTCGAGGCGATGCACGACCCCGGGCACTACGACGTCATCCATTCCCACTACTGGCTGTCCGGCCAGGTCGGCTGGCTGGCCAAGGAGCGCTGGGGCGCGCCGCTGGTGCACACCATGCACACGATGGCCAAGGTGAAGAACGCCTCGCTCGCCGACGGGGACGCACCGGAACCGACCGCGCGGGTCATCGGGGAGGCGCAGGTCGTCGCGGCCGCCGACCGGCTGATCGCCTCCACCGCCGAGGAGGCGGAGCAGCTGGTCGGGCTGTACGGCGCCGACCCGGACCGGGTGGCGATCGTCGCGCCAGGTGTCGACCTCGAGATGTTCCGGCCCGGGGACCGGGTCGAGGCGCGGGCTCGACTCGGGCTGCGCCCCGACGCGGTCGTGGCCCTGTTCGTCGGCCGGCTCCAGCCGCTCAAGGCACCCGACCTGCTGGTCCGGGTCGCCGCGGACCTGCTCGCAGCCGAACCCGGTCTGCGCGACCGGCTGGTCGTCGCGATCGTCGGCGGCCCGAGCGGTGCCGGACTCGACCATGCCGAGCGGTTGCAGAAGCTCGCCGGTCAGCTCGGGGTCGCCGACGTCGTGCGATTCGCCGCGCCGGCCCCCCACGCCCGGCTCGCCGACTGGTACCGGGCCGCGACGGTCTGCGTCGTCCCCAGCTACAACGAGTCGTTCGGCCTGGTCGCCCTCGAAGCGCAGGCCTGCGGCACGCCGGTCGTCGCGGCCGCGGTCGGCGGCCTTCGCACCGCGGTCGACGACGGCCGGTCCGGCCTGCTCGTCGCCGGGCACCACCCGGCCGACTACGCGGCGGCGATCCGCCGGCTCGCCGAGCGGCCGCGGTTCGCCGAGCGGCTGGGTTCCGGTGCGCTGCGCCACGCCGCGCAGTTCGGGTGGAGCGCCACCGCCGGCGGTGTCCTCGACGTCTACCGGGACGCGATCGCGAACCTCGAGCAGGGGGTCGACGACCGCACCGCGGCGGCCGCCCGGTGA